The Qipengyuania aurantiaca genome contains the following window.
GCGCAAGGCAACGGCAGGCTAAAGGCGGGTCTGTCGCGCGCCTTCAAGACCGGCGACCTCGAAATACCCGAAGAGCTCCCGCAGAAGATCGAGGATGCGCTCAAACGCGTATTTCTCGACCGGCTGGGTCTCGAAATGCGCGTCGGAGCCCTTATCTTGGGTACGCAGCGCATTGCCGAGACAGCCCGTTCGGGCGGCATCTCGGCCCTGTTCCATGCCAGCGACGCGAGTGAGGACGGGCGCAAGAAGCTCGACCAGGCCTGGCGCGTCGGGCGCGATGCGGAAGGCAGCGGGATGCGCGGCTGGACGCTGCCACTGGACCGCGACGCACTGTCTGTGGCATTGGGCCGCGACAATGTGGTCCATCTGGGCCTTGCGAACGATGCGGCAGCCGCTCGGGTGATGAAGCCCTTGAAGCGGCTGATGCATTATCTGGGGCACGACATCCCCGAAGAATTCGGGCGCGCGTCTTCGCGCCGCCCTGACGATACGAACGATTGAACGAAGAGAAACGAGCTAGAATGAGCGACGACGACAAGAAACCGGCCCGTAAACCGCTGACCCTGAAGGGCGCGCAACCGGGCGAGGTCAAGCAGACCTTCAGCCACGGCCGCACCAACAAGGTGGCGGTCGAGGTCAAGCGCCGCCGCAAGCTCCTGAAGCCCGGCGAGACCCCGCCGCCGCCTCCGCCGCCCGCGGCCGAAGAGGCTCCGGCCCCTGCACCCGCACCTGCACCGGCGGCCAAGGCGCCTGCGCCAAAGAAGCCTGCTGCGCCGGCTGAAACCCCGCAGGAACGCGTCGCGCGTCTCCAGCGCGAGGCCGAGGAAGAGCGCCTGCGTCTCGCAGAGGAAGCGCGCAAGCGTGACGAGGAAAACGCCAAGAAGGCGGCCGAGGACGAGAAAAAGCGCGTCGCGGAAAACAAAAAGGCCGAAGCCGAAGCCGCGAAGAAGGCCAAGGAAGAGGCCGCCAAGCCCAAGGAAGAGACGGCGCCTGCCAAGGACGAGGCTCCCGAAGAGACCTCCGGTGGTACGAGCGCGACTCCTGCAGCGCGCAAGTTTACGCCCGTCAAGCGCCCGGAAATCAAGAAGCCGGAACGCAAGAAGAAGGAAGATAAGCCCACGCGCACGGACGAAAAGCCCGACAAGCGGCGTTCGGGCAAGCTTTCGGTCAAGAAGGCCCTCAACGAGGACGAAGGCCGCCGCGCCCGCAGCCTCGCCGCGCTCAAGCGCGCCCGCGAAAAGGAACGTCGCCTGCAGGGTGGCGGTTCGAACAAGCCGCGCGAAAAGCAGGTCCGCGACGTGATCGTGCCCGAAGCCATCACGGTTGGCGAACTCGCCAAGCGTATGGGCGAGAAGGGGGCCGACCTCGTGAAGGAACTCTTCAATCTCGACATGATGGTCACCGTCAACCAGACCATCGACCAGGATACCGCTGAACTGCTCGTCGAACAGTTCGGCCACAATATCCAGAAGGTCTCCGAGGCCGACGTCGACATCGCGGTCGAAGAAGATGTCGATCCGGAAGAGACGCTCAAGCCGCGTCCGCCGGTCGTCACCATCATGGGCCATGTCGATCACGGCAAGACCTCGCTGCTCGACGCGCTTCGCGGCGCGAATGTGGTGAAGGGCGAAGCCGGCGGCATCACGCAGCACATCGGCAGCTACCAGGTGAAGACGAAGGGCGGCGACAAGATCACCTTCCTCGACACGCCGGGTCACGCCGCCTTCACGCAGATGCGCCAGCGCGGTGCCAACATCACCGATATCGTGGTGCTGGTCGTCGCGGCGGATGACGGCATCATGCCGCAGACGATCGAGGCCATCAATCACACCAAGGCCGCCGGTGTCCCGATGATTGTGGCGATCAACAAGATGGACAAGCCCGAAGCCAACCCGGATAATGTCCGCACCCGCCTTCTCGAACACGAAGTGATCGTAGAATCGATGTCGGGCGATGTGCAGGACGTCGAAATCTCGGCCAAGGCCAAGACCGGTCTCGACGAACTGCTCGAGAAGATCGCGCTGCAGGCCGAACTGCTCGAGTTGAAAGCGAACCCCGACCGCATGGCCGAGGCGACCGTCATCGAGGCGCAGCTCGACAAGGGCCGCGGCCCGGTGGCCACCGTGCTCGTCACGCGCGGTACGCTGGAGCGTGGCAACACCTTCGTGGTCGGCACCGAGAGCGGCCGTGTCCGCGCCATCGTCGACGACCAGGGCAAGCAGATCAAGAAGGCCGGACCTTCCATGCCGGTCGAGGTCCTCGGCCTTGGCGGTGTGCCGAGCGCAGGCGACGTCCTGACCGTGGTCGAAAACGAACAGCGCGCCCGTGAAGTCGCGTCCTATCGCCAGGAAAAGGCGACCGAGAAGCGCACCGCGCTCGCCCCGACCAGCTTCGATACGATGTTCAACAACCTCGCATCGAATGTGATCGAATTCCCTGTGCTGGTGAAGGCCGACGTGCAGGGTTCGGTCGAGGCGATCACCTCGGCGCTGCACAACCTTTCGAACGACGAGATCAAGGTCCGCGTCCTGCACGCAGGCGTGGGTGCAATCACCGAAAGCGACGTGACGCTGGCTTCGGCCTCGAACGCGCCGATCATCGGCTTCAACGTCCGCCCGAACGCCAAGGCCCGCGAACTGGTCAAGCGCGACGGTGTGGAGATGAAATATTACGACGTCATCTACCACCTGACCGAGGAAATCGCGAAGGAGATGGCGGGCGAGCTGGGTCCGGAGCGGATCGAGAACGTCGTTGGCCGCGCTGCCGTCAAGGAAGTGTTCCGTTCAGGCAAGAAGGACAAGGCGGCTGGCCTGCTGGTCGAGGAAGGCGTCATCCGCAAGGGGCTGCACGCACGCCTCACGCGCGAAGACGTTATCGTCTCGGCCACGACCATCGCCTCGCTGCGCCGCTTCAAGGACGATGTGGACGAAGTCCGCGCCGGTCTCGAATGCGGTGTGGTCCTCGCCGACACGAACGACATTAAGCCGGGCGACCAGCTTGAAGTCTTCGAGGTCGAGGAGCGCGAACGCACGCTGTGAGCGACGATCCCACGAGGCACGCCCTCGGCGCCGCGCATGCGGATCTGATGGGTGTCGCTTTCGAAAGTTTCGATGCGGAGCGTGAGGAAATCACGCTCCGTTTTCGTGCCCCCGACAGCTTCATCACCCCGCGCGGTAGCGTGCAGGGCGGGCTGGTGGCGGGCTTCCTCGACGAGGTCATGGGTTGGGCGCATGTCTGGGCCACCGACCATGTTGAAGCGCCGCTCAACCTCGAAATCTCGATGACACTGCTGCGCCCCGTCATGGCCGGGCCGCTGTTAGGCAAGGGCCGCGTCATCCGCCGCGGCCGCCGCGTCATTTTCCTCGAAGGCGAATTGTTCGACAGCGAGGGTAACCTCCTTGCCCGTTCGACCAGCACGGCCATCCCGACACCGCGTCCGGGCGGCGAGGGATGACGACGCGTCTGGCTCTCTTGGGGAGCATCAACGTCGGCGGCAATCGCATCAAGATGGCGGATTTGCGCGCGCGGATGGAGGAGCGTGGCTTTGGCCGCGTAGAAACGGTGGCGGCAAGCGGGAATGTCATCCTCGCCAGCGAAGATGCCGAGGACGCTCTTTGCAAACGGATCGCGGCGCTGATCGAGGAGGACTTCGGCATCGCCGGTTTCGTTGTCGTGCGAACGCTCGACGAGGTCCGCTCGGCCATCGAGGACAATCCCTTCCATGGCGAGGGATCGGACAAGATGGTGCACACGATCTTCCTCCCGCACGCGCCGGTCGAGGGCGGATTCGATGCCCTGCTTGAAGCGCATCGGGGCCGCGGCGGCGAAAGGCTCGCGCTGGGTGACCGCGCGCTCTATCTCGACTATGTGCACGGCGTCGGCGTCTCCGACCTCACCGGGCGCTTCATCGAAAAGCGTCTCGGCTGCCGGGGGCACGGCGCGGAACATGACCTCGCTCAAACGCATTCTTGGAAAGATGGAAACATTCGCCTGATGGCAAAGCACCAGCATTCGACCCCCGAACAGCAATCGGTCCGGGTCCTCAAGGTAGGCGAGCGGGTTCGCCATATCCTGTCCGAACTTCTCGCGCGCGGCGAGGCGCATGACGACGTGCTGCGCGCGCACAACATCGCGGTTACCGAGGTGCGCATG
Protein-coding sequences here:
- the infB gene encoding translation initiation factor IF-2, which codes for MSDDDKKPARKPLTLKGAQPGEVKQTFSHGRTNKVAVEVKRRRKLLKPGETPPPPPPPAAEEAPAPAPAPAPAAKAPAPKKPAAPAETPQERVARLQREAEEERLRLAEEARKRDEENAKKAAEDEKKRVAENKKAEAEAAKKAKEEAAKPKEETAPAKDEAPEETSGGTSATPAARKFTPVKRPEIKKPERKKKEDKPTRTDEKPDKRRSGKLSVKKALNEDEGRRARSLAALKRAREKERRLQGGGSNKPREKQVRDVIVPEAITVGELAKRMGEKGADLVKELFNLDMMVTVNQTIDQDTAELLVEQFGHNIQKVSEADVDIAVEEDVDPEETLKPRPPVVTIMGHVDHGKTSLLDALRGANVVKGEAGGITQHIGSYQVKTKGGDKITFLDTPGHAAFTQMRQRGANITDIVVLVVAADDGIMPQTIEAINHTKAAGVPMIVAINKMDKPEANPDNVRTRLLEHEVIVESMSGDVQDVEISAKAKTGLDELLEKIALQAELLELKANPDRMAEATVIEAQLDKGRGPVATVLVTRGTLERGNTFVVGTESGRVRAIVDDQGKQIKKAGPSMPVEVLGLGGVPSAGDVLTVVENEQRAREVASYRQEKATEKRTALAPTSFDTMFNNLASNVIEFPVLVKADVQGSVEAITSALHNLSNDEIKVRVLHAGVGAITESDVTLASASNAPIIGFNVRPNAKARELVKRDGVEMKYYDVIYHLTEEIAKEMAGELGPERIENVVGRAAVKEVFRSGKKDKAAGLLVEEGVIRKGLHARLTREDVIVSATTIASLRRFKDDVDEVRAGLECGVVLADTNDIKPGDQLEVFEVEERERTL
- a CDS encoding PaaI family thioesterase: MSDDPTRHALGAAHADLMGVAFESFDAEREEITLRFRAPDSFITPRGSVQGGLVAGFLDEVMGWAHVWATDHVEAPLNLEISMTLLRPVMAGPLLGKGRVIRRGRRVIFLEGELFDSEGNLLARSTSTAIPTPRPGGEG
- a CDS encoding DUF448 domain-containing protein; this encodes MRTPPNERLSPDIAEAPKARKASEPERRCILTGETDSRDALVRLAASPSGLVLPDAQEKAPGRGAWVCSSRAAIEEAQGNGRLKAGLSRAFKTGDLEIPEELPQKIEDALKRVFLDRLGLEMRVGALILGTQRIAETARSGGISALFHASDASEDGRKKLDQAWRVGRDAEGSGMRGWTLPLDRDALSVALGRDNVVHLGLANDAAAARVMKPLKRLMHYLGHDIPEEFGRASSRRPDDTND